In the Adlercreutzia equolifaciens DSM 19450 genome, one interval contains:
- a CDS encoding class I SAM-dependent methyltransferase has protein sequence MKSDELRQHYDGLACEGGFEARCHMELPEWSLVGAHVVNVGCRRGKGTYKLSEQVGEGGFVVGVDWNEAFVEAARAGVPRALERSGFTRCNMAFRVGFPEDLVAAGIEEGWADFVYLNSSLPLFASPARALRECYRVLAPGGVLLAEVPVTEPNGEGRAGDTDSAADANRADVIKAARALPNAVQAAPTVEELLGWLAEAGFSEPIVRIERPLSPDEGSTPDRPAATVPGDEATYRLLSIEASK, from the coding sequence GTGAAAAGCGATGAGTTGCGCCAGCATTACGACGGGCTTGCCTGCGAAGGCGGGTTTGAGGCGCGTTGCCATATGGAGCTGCCGGAGTGGTCGCTGGTCGGCGCGCATGTGGTGAACGTGGGGTGCCGGCGCGGGAAGGGCACCTATAAGTTGAGCGAGCAGGTGGGCGAGGGCGGCTTCGTCGTCGGGGTCGACTGGAACGAGGCTTTTGTGGAAGCGGCCCGGGCGGGCGTCCCCAGGGCCCTTGAGCGCAGCGGCTTTACCCGGTGCAACATGGCATTCCGCGTTGGATTCCCCGAAGATCTGGTCGCAGCGGGCATTGAAGAAGGCTGGGCGGATTTCGTCTACTTGAACAGTTCGCTGCCGCTGTTTGCCTCGCCGGCCCGGGCGCTGCGCGAGTGTTATCGCGTTCTGGCGCCCGGCGGCGTGCTGCTGGCTGAGGTTCCCGTGACGGAGCCAAACGGCGAAGGGCGCGCGGGTGATACCGACTCCGCAGCGGATGCTAATCGCGCGGACGTCATCAAGGCGGCCCGCGCCCTTCCGAACGCCGTGCAGGCGGCGCCGACCGTCGAGGAGCTTCTCGGCTGGCTGGCGGAGGCGGGGTTCTCCGAGCCGATCGTCCGCATCGAGCGCCCGCTGTCGCCCGACGAGGGCAGCACGCCCGATCGCCCCGCTGCCACGGTGCCCGGCGACGAGGCGACCTATCGCCTTCTGTCCATCGAAGCTTCCAAGTGA
- a CDS encoding heavy metal-binding domain-containing protein — MIVTTTPTVEGYRITGYYGIVFGEVITGINFLKDFGAGIRNLVGGRSAGYEEELMVARTQALEELQQRAAALGAHAIVGVDMDYEVLGQGNMLMVTASGTAVTVEAA, encoded by the coding sequence ATGATCGTCACCACCACCCCCACCGTGGAGGGCTACCGCATCACCGGCTATTACGGCATCGTGTTCGGCGAGGTCATCACAGGCATCAACTTTTTGAAGGACTTCGGCGCCGGCATCCGCAACCTCGTGGGCGGAAGATCCGCCGGCTACGAGGAGGAGCTGATGGTGGCCCGCACCCAGGCCTTGGAGGAACTGCAGCAGCGCGCCGCGGCCCTGGGCGCCCACGCCATCGTTGGAGTGGACATGGACTACGAGGTGCTCGGCCAGGGCAACATGCTCATGGTCACCGCCTCCGGCACCGCCGTCACCGTGGAAGCGGCGTAG
- the ahcY gene encoding adenosylhomocysteinase: protein MSQACDILDINLADEGQKRILWADRDMPVLARIRERFAEERPLEGVRIGACMHVTTETANLMRTLVASGAEVTLCASNPLSTQDDTAASLVRDYGVRVYAIAGEDAETYGRHIAEVVATNPQIIMDDGADLDTALHTKFPEKLEGVIGGTEETTTGVVRLMAMAKDGALRYPVFNINDANTKHCFDNHYGTGQSTLDGIVRATNRLLCGRTMVVSGYGYCGSGLAQRAKGMGMDVIVCEVDPLKALEAHMEGYRVMKAEDAARFADVWVTVTGDCNVIDEPAFKNMKDGAIICNSGHFDSEINMKWLRANAVKVEELKPLVEEYTLPDGRTITVLAEGRLVNLACAEGHPASVMDMSFANQALAAEYLYKHASELEDKVYDVPAAIDDDVARVKLETLGIEIDTLTEEQIAYMNSWNF from the coding sequence GTGAGCCAAGCCTGCGATATTTTGGACATCAACCTGGCCGACGAGGGGCAGAAGCGCATTCTGTGGGCCGACCGCGACATGCCGGTGCTCGCCCGCATCCGCGAGCGCTTCGCCGAGGAGCGCCCGCTCGAGGGCGTGCGCATCGGCGCCTGCATGCACGTGACCACCGAGACGGCGAACCTCATGCGCACGCTCGTGGCTTCGGGCGCGGAGGTGACGCTCTGTGCCTCCAATCCGCTGTCCACCCAGGACGACACCGCTGCCTCGCTCGTGCGCGACTACGGCGTGCGCGTGTATGCCATCGCCGGCGAGGACGCGGAAACCTATGGGCGCCACATTGCCGAGGTGGTGGCCACCAACCCGCAGATCATCATGGACGACGGCGCCGATCTGGACACCGCCCTGCACACGAAGTTCCCCGAGAAGCTGGAAGGCGTGATCGGCGGCACCGAGGAGACCACCACCGGCGTGGTGCGCCTTATGGCCATGGCGAAGGACGGCGCGCTACGCTACCCGGTGTTCAACATCAACGACGCCAACACCAAGCACTGCTTCGACAACCACTACGGCACGGGCCAGTCCACCTTGGACGGCATCGTGCGCGCCACGAACCGCCTTCTGTGCGGCCGCACCATGGTAGTGTCCGGTTATGGCTACTGCGGGAGCGGTCTGGCCCAGCGCGCGAAGGGCATGGGCATGGACGTCATCGTCTGCGAGGTCGACCCCCTGAAGGCGCTTGAGGCCCACATGGAGGGCTACCGCGTGATGAAGGCCGAGGATGCCGCCCGCTTCGCCGACGTGTGGGTCACCGTCACCGGCGACTGCAACGTCATCGACGAGCCGGCCTTCAAGAACATGAAGGACGGCGCCATCATCTGCAACTCCGGCCATTTCGACTCCGAGATCAACATGAAATGGCTGCGCGCGAACGCCGTGAAGGTGGAGGAGCTGAAGCCGCTGGTGGAGGAGTACACGCTGCCCGACGGGCGCACCATCACCGTGCTCGCCGAGGGGCGCCTTGTGAACCTCGCCTGCGCCGAGGGGCACCCGGCCTCGGTTATGGACATGAGCTTCGCCAACCAGGCCCTGGCCGCCGAGTACCTCTACAAGCATGCCTCCGAGCTTGAGGACAAGGTCTACGACGTGCCCGCCGCCATTGACGACGACGTGGCTCGCGTGAAGCTGGAGACGCTCGGCATCGAGATCGACACCCTCACCGAGGAGCAGATCGCCTATATGAACTCTTGGAATTTCTAG
- a CDS encoding glycosyltransferase family 2 protein — MFDTVASQVSALSFVDIFNFCVFLTFTICYTYQLFYVLVVLTRRAPKKVARANHRYAVMVAARNEETVIADLIHSIKVQNYPAELIDIFVIADNCTDNTADVAREAGAIVFPRSNDKLVGKGYALDYGLKAIWEQYADRDYEAFFVFDADNVLDVNYFREMNATFDNGAKASTSYRNSKNFGSNWISAGYGVWFLREAKFLNQARLTLNTSCAVSGTGFFIAADILKAAGGWKWHLLTEDIEFSAASIIDGVRISYCPTAVLYDEQPITFRDSWNQRFRWAKGFYQVFAHYAGGLVKGTLTNPRGYRFACYDMLMTIAPGMLLSIISILFNTIIIVLAATGVMSTGVAIASSVTSVVFCLCNYIVFMFVFGVLTTFVEWDSIRTTTAKKIRYMFTFPFFMLTYIPIALIALVKKAAWKPIRHSISVDVAEFSEAEGVRLSSK; from the coding sequence GTGTTCGATACCGTAGCATCGCAAGTGTCGGCGTTGTCCTTCGTCGACATCTTCAATTTCTGCGTGTTTCTTACCTTCACTATTTGCTATACCTACCAGCTCTTCTACGTGCTCGTGGTGCTGACGCGCCGGGCGCCGAAGAAGGTGGCGCGCGCCAACCACCGCTATGCGGTCATGGTGGCGGCGCGCAACGAGGAGACGGTCATCGCCGACCTCATCCACTCCATCAAGGTGCAGAACTATCCCGCCGAGCTCATCGACATCTTCGTCATCGCCGACAACTGCACCGACAACACGGCCGACGTGGCCCGCGAGGCCGGCGCCATCGTGTTCCCGCGCAGCAACGACAAGCTGGTGGGGAAGGGCTATGCGCTCGATTACGGCCTGAAGGCCATTTGGGAGCAGTACGCCGATCGCGACTATGAGGCGTTCTTCGTCTTCGACGCCGACAACGTGCTCGATGTGAACTACTTCCGCGAGATGAACGCCACCTTCGATAACGGTGCGAAGGCCTCCACCTCCTACCGCAACTCCAAGAACTTCGGCAGCAACTGGATCTCGGCCGGCTACGGCGTGTGGTTCCTGCGCGAGGCGAAGTTCTTGAACCAGGCGCGCCTCACGCTGAACACCTCCTGTGCCGTGTCGGGCACGGGCTTCTTCATCGCCGCCGACATCCTGAAGGCCGCCGGCGGCTGGAAGTGGCACCTGCTCACCGAGGACATCGAGTTTTCCGCCGCCTCCATCATCGACGGCGTGCGCATCTCCTACTGCCCGACGGCGGTGCTCTACGACGAGCAGCCCATCACCTTCCGCGATTCGTGGAACCAGCGCTTCCGCTGGGCCAAGGGCTTCTACCAGGTGTTCGCCCATTATGCGGGCGGCCTGGTGAAAGGCACGTTGACCAACCCGCGCGGTTACCGCTTCGCCTGCTACGACATGCTCATGACCATCGCTCCGGGCATGCTGCTCTCCATCATCTCCATTCTGTTCAACACCATCATCATCGTGCTGGCGGCTACGGGCGTCATGTCCACGGGTGTGGCCATCGCGAGCTCGGTGACCTCGGTCGTGTTCTGCCTGTGCAACTACATCGTGTTCATGTTCGTCTTCGGCGTGCTCACCACCTTCGTGGAATGGGACTCCATCCGCACCACCACGGCGAAAAAGATCCGCTACATGTTTACCTTCCCCTTCTTCATGCTCACCTACATTCCTATCGCGCTCATCGCTCTGGTGAAAAAAGCGGCGTGGAAGCCCATCCGCCATTCCATCTCGGTGGACGTCGCCGAGTTCTCCGAGGCCGAGGGCGTCCGTCTCTCCTCGAAATAG
- a CDS encoding ComF family protein — MALFDERKPAKSRREGAAAKHAAPSRRLRADWRAVRDFAADMVTETLYPTRCAVCDKPGAVLCGSCAAALPYIDALTACPRCGAPFGVVQCSECTSVLMEPFGYKEPPYDEMASALVLTEAVRRIVTVYKDQNERALARPMAQIMARYLPPRWMGAAPVVTFVPATAAARRRRGFDHAEHLARELSFIAGLDFAPLLVAARSRDQRKLGRTGRIGNMRHSLTALAGASMPGAVIVVDDVCTTGATLFAATEALRAAGAKIVRCLTFART; from the coding sequence ATGGCGCTCTTCGATGAGCGAAAACCGGCGAAGAGCCGTCGGGAGGGCGCGGCCGCGAAACACGCCGCTCCCTCCCGCCGCCTGCGCGCGGACTGGCGCGCCGTACGCGATTTCGCCGCCGACATGGTGACCGAGACGCTCTACCCCACCCGCTGCGCGGTGTGCGATAAGCCCGGCGCGGTGCTGTGCGGCTCCTGCGCCGCGGCGCTCCCCTACATCGACGCGCTGACGGCCTGCCCGCGCTGCGGCGCGCCCTTCGGCGTCGTGCAGTGCTCGGAGTGCACGTCCGTGCTGATGGAGCCCTTCGGCTACAAGGAGCCGCCCTACGACGAGATGGCGAGCGCCCTCGTGCTTACCGAGGCCGTCCGCCGCATCGTAACGGTGTACAAGGACCAGAACGAGCGGGCCCTGGCACGGCCCATGGCCCAGATCATGGCCCGCTACCTGCCGCCCCGCTGGATGGGCGCAGCGCCGGTCGTCACCTTCGTGCCCGCCACGGCCGCCGCCCGGCGCCGGCGCGGCTTCGACCACGCCGAACATCTGGCCCGCGAGTTGTCGTTCATCGCCGGGCTGGACTTCGCCCCTCTGCTCGTGGCCGCCCGCAGTCGCGACCAGCGGAAGCTGGGGCGGACGGGGCGCATCGGCAACATGAGGCACTCGCTCACCGCGCTGGCCGGCGCCAGCATGCCCGGCGCCGTCATCGTCGTGGACGACGTGTGCACCACCGGCGCCACCCTGTTCGCCGCCACCGAGGCCCTGCGCGCCGCCGGCGCCAAGATCGTCCGGTGCCTCACGTTCGCGCGAACCTAG
- a CDS encoding substrate-binding periplasmic protein, whose amino-acid sequence MRKRSFVAVAFAALLAVGLFGLAGCTGSGTYQPELKSAEVAPPVIGEEGTLRVGVNTENPPLAGMGSGKIIGIDVDIAAALADELGLKLSVVDVGSDPAGALANGTVDVVLGIDDSASDGDFWRSASYLPTGIALFALSPDAGIPTQDSGATFAAQVSSKSAWAVSNGFGESNLTPTDSLKEAFEALEAGSVQYVAADAVIGLYAAHGQGLDVSIVAMLMSPTGYCMGVSNENVDLQTAAGDVLARLVSDGTINVIERKWLGTTVALGDLTVVSDLTASAADAVTGSDSEDTGDSGDTGSSDSGDSGDTGSEDAGSGDSSDGSDESSDTGSGDDSGSEDSGDAGDSGSSGDEDATE is encoded by the coding sequence GTGAGAAAGCGTTCGTTCGTTGCGGTTGCCTTTGCGGCGCTGCTCGCGGTCGGCCTGTTCGGCCTGGCCGGATGCACTGGATCGGGCACCTACCAGCCGGAGCTGAAGTCCGCCGAGGTGGCGCCCCCGGTCATCGGCGAGGAGGGCACCCTGCGCGTGGGCGTCAACACCGAGAACCCGCCTCTGGCCGGCATGGGCAGCGGCAAGATCATCGGCATCGACGTGGACATCGCCGCGGCTCTCGCCGACGAGCTGGGGCTGAAGCTGTCGGTGGTGGATGTGGGCAGCGATCCGGCCGGGGCGCTCGCCAACGGCACGGTGGACGTGGTGCTCGGCATCGACGACTCCGCGAGCGACGGCGATTTCTGGCGCTCGGCCTCCTACCTGCCCACGGGCATCGCCCTGTTCGCGCTGAGCCCCGACGCGGGCATTCCCACGCAGGACTCCGGTGCCACCTTCGCTGCCCAGGTCTCCTCGAAGAGCGCCTGGGCCGTCTCCAACGGGTTCGGCGAGTCCAACCTCACGCCCACCGACAGCCTGAAGGAGGCCTTCGAGGCACTTGAGGCCGGAAGCGTGCAGTACGTGGCCGCCGACGCCGTCATCGGCCTGTACGCGGCCCATGGCCAGGGGCTCGACGTGTCCATCGTCGCCATGCTCATGTCGCCGACCGGCTATTGCATGGGCGTCTCCAACGAGAACGTCGATTTGCAGACGGCCGCCGGCGACGTGCTCGCGCGCCTGGTGAGCGACGGCACCATCAACGTCATCGAGCGCAAGTGGCTCGGCACCACCGTGGCCCTGGGCGATCTTACCGTCGTCAGCGATCTGACCGCCTCCGCCGCCGACGCCGTCACGGGTTCCGATAGCGAGGACACGGGTGATTCGGGCGACACGGGCTCCAGTGATTCCGGTGACTCGGGCGACACAGGTTCCGAGGACGCCGGTTCCGGCGACTCGTCGGACGGCTCCGATGAGTCCAGCGATACCGGCAGCGGCGACGACTCTGGCAGCGAGGACTCCGGCGATGCAGGCGACTCCGGCAGTTCCGGCGACGAGGACGCGACCGAATAA
- a CDS encoding SufB/SufD family protein: protein MTVDLSPIDENLLAEIANMHGMPKGAFNVRKDGELVERHSSAYIDISTKTDNPGIDIRIADGTKGETVYIPVIVTKSGLKDVVYNTFYVGENCDITIIAGCGIHNDSHDASEHDGIHSFYLGKNSRVRYVEKHYGEGEGTGERILNPTTNVYMEEGSSCEMEMVQLRGVTSTVRDTNAELGANAKLVLTEKLLTHGSQTAISNMKVELKGEGSSVQVISRSVAQDDSVQVFNPLVIGECACRGHVQCDAIIMGNAKVKAIPGIEAASEDAMLVHEAAIGKIAGDQIVKLMTLGLTEEEAEAEILDDFLS, encoded by the coding sequence ATGACCGTTGATCTTTCCCCCATCGACGAGAACCTGCTCGCCGAGATCGCCAATATGCACGGCATGCCGAAGGGCGCCTTCAACGTGCGCAAGGACGGCGAGCTGGTCGAGCGCCATTCCTCGGCCTACATCGACATTTCCACCAAGACCGACAACCCCGGCATCGACATCCGCATCGCGGACGGCACCAAGGGCGAGACGGTGTACATCCCCGTCATCGTGACGAAGTCGGGCTTGAAGGACGTCGTGTACAACACCTTCTACGTGGGCGAGAACTGCGACATCACCATCATCGCCGGCTGCGGCATCCACAACGATTCCCACGACGCCTCCGAGCACGACGGCATCCACAGCTTCTACCTGGGGAAGAACAGCCGCGTGCGCTACGTGGAGAAGCACTACGGCGAGGGCGAGGGCACCGGCGAGCGCATCCTGAACCCCACCACCAACGTGTACATGGAGGAGGGCTCCTCCTGCGAGATGGAGATGGTGCAGCTGCGCGGCGTGACGAGCACGGTGCGCGACACGAACGCCGAGCTGGGCGCGAACGCCAAGCTCGTGCTCACCGAGAAGCTGCTCACCCACGGCAGCCAGACCGCCATTTCCAACATGAAAGTGGAATTGAAGGGCGAGGGCTCTTCCGTGCAGGTGATCTCCCGCTCGGTGGCCCAGGACGACTCTGTGCAGGTGTTCAACCCGCTCGTCATCGGTGAGTGCGCCTGCCGCGGACACGTGCAGTGCGACGCCATCATCATGGGCAACGCCAAGGTGAAGGCTATCCCCGGCATTGAGGCCGCCAGCGAGGACGCCATGCTCGTGCACGAGGCCGCCATCGGCAAGATCGCCGGCGACCAGATCGTGAAGCTCATGACGCTGGGCCTCACCGAGGAAGAGGCCGAAGCCGAGATCCTGGACGACTTCCTGAGCTAG
- a CDS encoding ABC transporter ATP-binding protein has protein sequence MLELKNLVFEVPADDGGTKRIIDNLSLTIPDDRFTVITGPNGGGKSTLAKLIMGIEEPTSGQILFNGEDITDKSITERARLGIGYGFQQPARFRGMKVKKLLDIAAGKKLPMLACNEYLSKVGLCSASYLTREVDKSLSGGEVKRIEIATILARDPKLAIYDEPEAGIDLWSFDRLTETFRDIHEARDGRSIVIISHQERIISLADEIVLLRDGQVAETGTPAELMPRLGFAARSLDDHGCPLSTPTELHLTEIPTTC, from the coding sequence ATGCTCGAACTTAAGAACCTGGTGTTCGAGGTGCCGGCCGACGACGGGGGCACCAAGCGCATCATCGACAATCTCTCCCTGACCATCCCCGACGACCGTTTCACGGTCATCACCGGCCCCAACGGCGGCGGCAAGTCCACGCTCGCCAAGCTCATCATGGGCATCGAGGAGCCCACGAGCGGCCAGATCCTCTTCAACGGCGAGGACATCACGGACAAATCCATCACCGAGCGCGCCCGCCTCGGCATCGGCTACGGCTTCCAGCAGCCGGCCCGCTTCCGCGGCATGAAGGTGAAGAAGCTGCTCGATATCGCCGCCGGCAAGAAGCTGCCCATGCTCGCCTGCAACGAGTACCTCTCGAAGGTGGGCCTGTGCTCGGCGAGCTACCTCACCCGCGAGGTGGACAAGTCGCTGTCGGGCGGCGAGGTGAAGCGCATCGAGATCGCCACCATTTTAGCCCGCGACCCGAAGCTGGCCATCTACGACGAGCCCGAGGCCGGCATCGACCTGTGGAGCTTCGACCGCCTCACCGAGACGTTCCGCGACATCCACGAGGCCCGCGACGGGCGCTCCATCGTCATCATCTCGCACCAGGAGCGCATCATCTCGCTGGCCGACGAGATCGTGCTTCTGCGCGACGGCCAGGTGGCCGAGACGGGCACGCCGGCCGAGCTCATGCCGCGGCTCGGGTTCGCGGCCCGCAGCCTGGACGATCACGGCTGCCCGCTTTCCACCCCCACCGAGCTGCACCTAACCGAGATCCCCACTACTTGCTAG